A genome region from Lucilia cuprina isolate Lc7/37 chromosome 3, ASM2204524v1, whole genome shotgun sequence includes the following:
- the LOC111678973 gene encoding DNA excision repair protein ERCC-1, translated as MNDEHEDSFELALATMDLPTAAKVPRTSFETTNGSAHTVSIKTNIKIQEDNVKKTEIKAKNTAANPHCILVHPKQRGNPILKPIQNVPLEFRDDIIPDYVVGRTTCILYLSLKYHNLNPDYICQRLKELGKQYELRVLLVQVDTPEPHNALKSLTRISLLADLTLMLAWNAEEAGKIIETYKLFEKRGPDLIMERVESNPHQKLVAALTNIKPVNKTDAVTLLQNFGNLENLINASEDRLSQVIGLGPRKAKKLYTTLQEPFLGK; from the exons ATGAATGATGAACATGAAGATTCTTTTGAACTGGCTCTGGCCACTATGGATTTGCCAACTGCTGCAAAAGTACCAAGAACAAGTTTTGAAACAACTAATGGAAGCGCACACACTGTCTCGATAAAAAcgaatattaaaatacaagaaGATAATgtcaaaaaaactgaaataaaagcaaaaaatactgCAGCTAATCCTCATTGTATTTTAGTTCATCCAAAGCAAAGAGGTAATCCTATACTAAAACCTATACAAAATGTACCTTTAGAATTTCGAGATGATATCATACCTGATTATGTTGTTGGAAGAACaacttgtattttatatttgtcgcTTAAATATCACAATTTAAATCCGGATTACATATGCCAGCGTTTGAAAGAATTGGGAAAACAATATGAATTAAGAGTATTGTTAGTACAAGTGGATACACCGGAGCCACACAATGCACTAAAAAGCCTCACTCGGATAAGTTTGCTTGCAGATTTGACGTTAATGTTGGCTTGGAATGCAGAGGAGGCCGGTAAAATTATTGAAAcctataaattatttgaaaaacgaGGTCCAGATTTGATAATGGAAAGGGTGGAATCTAATCCCCATCAAAAG ttGGTTGCTgctttaacaaacataaaaccGGTGAATAAAACAGATGCCGTAacacttttacaaaattttgggAACTTGGAGAATCTTATCAATGCAAGTGAAGATCGTTTATCTCAGGTTATTGGTTTGGGACCACGTAAAGCTAAAAAGCTATATACAACATTGCAGGAACCATTCCTAGgaaaatga
- the LOC111678970 gene encoding Hermansky-Pudlak syndrome 1 protein — protein MNGLIVFNSANDVVYQKLNCKLREHIYEKAFSQGLLPEDFYKDGSAPLQGNIDANVLLQLFSPLINSQKIMHCQFDNCYAAIQCEHDLNFVFGEVLGFQFLKISQDRLEYMQRQMGVLMSLAKHLHGPNLFASDVQEELFSKCMEYYEDEIWDQDLILQVEALPRLLINTELRRAVKGSLDRALDCLRDSGHSRCHAILFVGVKFVSINSSRNAMQLSPSDLLFLALLIRSLQKDSRSLNKTVAVFLQGLSQDPHSGCVPCIAHLNKLNKGEVLIQIVEYAPLPVACSLYDTLYVLQKIISIQMQGDVEALKPTYESLESFIRQSIDALKKAKLKGDDLEICLKKFSSKWENLRKMYNEFLKTYERDLIVRIESNIPSFQEDLKQLFTMACCDSSAINFQQLPEVASVVEGKLLEFSEFLAVKAERNISIEAYLEDFPGLIHFIYINRSSGLMISPDLKSSTPLIPCENLSEMLEFSRTHLKKGHSSVMWKDKSFNYAYFLWFEDQTTGSSKSIDLQKPFNASQHSANAFKPNFEPGLLAGDYYHLLTEACFPKTPANKIKCYELYCVHLGLVTATCAVEHSRRLVATISDVVGDDVF, from the coding sequence ATGAATGgattaattgtatttaatagtGCGAACGATGTGGTGTATCAAAAGCTTAATTGTAAGTTGCGAGAACATATTTATGAAAAGGCATTTTCTCAGGGACTACTGCCTGAGGATTTTTATAAAGATGGTTCAGCACCTCTACAGGGAAATATCGATGCTAACGTTTTGCTGCAGCTATTTAGTCCTCTAATAAATTCGCAGAAAATAATGCATTGCCAATTTGATAATTGCTACGCTGCCATACAATGCGAACATGACTTGAACTTTGTGTTCGGGGAAGTACTTggatttcaatttttaaaaatttcccaagACAGATTGGAATACATGCAGCGACAAATGGGTGTACTGATGTCATTAGCCAAACATCTGCATGGACCTAATTTGTTTGCAAGTGATGTACAAGAAGAACTATTTTCTAAATGTATGGAATACTATGAGGATGAGATTTGGGATCAAGATTTAATTTTACAGGTTGAAGCATTGCCACGGTTATTGATTAATACGGAGTTAAGAAGGGCCGTAAAAGGAAGTTTAGATCGAGCACTTGATTGTCTGAGAGACAGCGGCCATTCGAGATGTCATGCTATACTGTTTGTTGGCGTTAAATTTGTCTCCATTAATTCATCCAGAAATGCAATGCAATTAAGTCCGTCCGATCTACTATTTTTGGCTTTGTTAATAAGGTCATTGCAAAAGGATTCTAGAAGCCTTAATAAGACAGTAGCGGTATTTCTTCAAGGACTTAGCCAGGATCCCCATTCAGGATGTGTACCGTGTATagctcatttaaataaattaaataagggTGAGGTTCTAATACAGATTGTCGAATATGCTCCTCTGCCGGTAGCTTGTAGTTTATATGACACTCTATATGTACTGCAGAAgataatttcaatacaaatgcAAGGGGATGTAGAGGCTTTAAAACCTACATATGAATCATTGGAATCATTTATTAGGCAATCAATTGATGCTCTGAAAAAGGCCAAACTTAAAGGCGACgatttagaaatttgtttaaaaaagttctcTTCAAAATGGGAAAACCTAAGAAAAATGTATAACGAATTTCTTAAAACGTATGAAAGAGATTTAATTGTCCGCATAGAATCGAATATTCCATCATTTCAGGAAGATCTTAAACAACTATTTACAATGGCCTGTTGTGACTCTTCAgctataaattttcaacaattaccTGAAGTCGCTTCTGTAGTGGAGGGTAAGCTTTTGGAATTTTCAGAGTTTCTGGCGGTTAAAGCAGAAAGAAATATCTCCATTGAGGCGTATCTTGAAGATTTTCCTGGCCTTATAcactttatttatataaatcgtTCTTCAGGGCTAATGATCTCTCCCGACCTAAAGTCCAGCACTCCTCTTATACCATGTGAAAATCTTTCCGAGATGTTGGAGTTTTCTCGTACACATTTGAAAAAAGGACATTCATCTGTGATGTGGAAAGACAAGTCTTTTAACTATGCATACTTCCTTTGGTTTGAGGACCAAACAACGGGATCTTCAAAATCTATAGATCTGCAAAAACCATTTAACGCTTCACAACATTCCGCGAATGCATTCAAACCGAATTTTGAGCCCGGTTTATTAGCAGGCGATTATTATCATCTACTGACAGAGGCGTGCTTTCCAAAAACACcagcaaataaaattaaatgttacgAATTGTATTGTGTACATTTAGGCTTGGTAACGGCTACTTGTGCTGTTGAACATTCTAGACGTTTGGTAGCCACGATTTCCGATGTAGTTGGTGACGATGTATTTTAa
- the LOC111678971 gene encoding LOW QUALITY PROTEIN: U3 small nucleolar RNA-interacting protein 2 (The sequence of the model RefSeq protein was modified relative to this genomic sequence to represent the inferred CDS: inserted 1 base in 1 codon), whose product MSSSFFLKKEPKNNKKRKFEVGQFSGAGAKGKNKLKSNDPPAKKKPQIEDEEIASDDEYESGVEGDGAPNLVFSSDDADEETPQDKRLRLAKQYLEEIGKQEADKEEEKELHDQVSHRLQTEYLDSVGKLRRNIAASIQSYDAENVVKLKHKKQHLPMCSLALSADGKYLFTGAKTQFVLKWNLKTSRLRDXFDVQAHNEDANADIKRRSHVIALCLSSDFRYLALAEGGNTIQIWCPKELKHLKTFHGHRDVVTSLVFRKDTHELYSASRDRSVKIWSLDEMAYIETLFGHQTAITSIDALSRERAITSGGSDCTLRIWKITEESQLIYNGHHDSIENVKFINDENFISSGVDGSLGLWTALKKKPLYTEALTHGVQSNGEPNWVTAIACVVNTDLIASGSSDGFIRLWQCAENNRKLKLVLKIPVKGFVNNLVFNSNGTKLFAAVGQEHKWGRWWRLPSAKNQIIVIDLIRSTTSNENKEKIK is encoded by the exons ATGTCTTCATcattctttttgaaaaaagaaccgaaaaacaataaaaagcgGAAG TTCGAAGTTGGTCAATTTTCAGGTGCTGGCGCCAAAGGTAAAAATAAGTTGAAATCTAATGATCCCCCTGCCAAAAAAAAACCACAAATAGAAGATGAAGAAATTGCCAGTGATGATGAATACGAAAGCGGCGTTGAAGGAGATGGAGCACCAAATTTAGTGTTTTCTTCCGATGATGCAGATGAAGAAACACCACAAGATAAAAGACTTCGTTTAGCTAAGCAATATTTGGAAGAAATTGGAAAGCAAGAAGCGgacaaagaagaagaaaaagaactTCATGATCAGGTTTCGCATAGACTACAAACAGAATATTTAGATAGCGTTGGCAAACTTCGCAGAAATATAGCGGCATCCATACAAAGTTACGATGCAGAAAATGTAGTAAAACTGAAACATAAAAAGCAGCATTTGCCAATGTGTTCTCTTGCTTTATCTGCAGAcggcaaatatttgtttacaggAGCAAAGACTCAATTTGTTCTAAAGTGGAATTTAAAAACTAGCCGATTGAGGG CTTTCGATGTACAGGCACATAATGAAGATGCCAATGCAGATATAAAACGTAGATCACACGTTATAGCGTTGTGCTTATCGAGTGACTTCCGTTATTTGGCATTGGCAGAAGGCGGCAATACTATACAAATTTGGTGCCCCAaggaattaaaacatttaaaaacctTTCACGGCCATAGGGATGTTGTAACATCATTGGTATTTCGTAAAGACACCCATGAGCTCTACTCCGCATCTAGAGATAGATCTGTTAAGATTTGGTCATTAGATGAAATGGCCTACATAGAAACTTT atttgGTCACCAGACGGCTATTACCAGCATTGATGCGTTATCCCGCGAACGTGCAATAACATCTGGCGGTTCTGATTGTACTTTGAGAATTTGGAAAATTACTGAAGAGTCTCAATTGATTTACAATGGACATCATGAtagtatagaaaatgttaaatttatcaaTGATGAGAACTTTATATCTTCGGGTGTTGATGG ATCGTTAGGACTGTGGACTgcattaaaaaagaaaccactgtATACTGAAGCTTTAACACACGGAGTACAATCTAACGGGGAACCTAATTGGGTCACAGCAATTGCTTGTGTTGTAAACACAGACTTAATAGCTTCTG GTTCATCTGATGGTTTTATTCGCCTTTGGCAGTGTGCGGAAAATAACCGCAaattgaaattagttttaaaaattccagTTAAaggttttgtaaataatttagtttttaattctaATGGAACTAAGCTTTTTGCTGCAGTTGGCCAAGAACATAAATGGGGTCGCTGGTGGCGTTTACCATCAgctaaaaatcaaattattgttattgatTTAATTAGATCAACTACttcaaatgaaaacaaagaaaaaattaaatga